Genomic segment of Salvia hispanica cultivar TCC Black 2014 chromosome 2, UniMelb_Shisp_WGS_1.0, whole genome shotgun sequence:
AGATGGCTCAACTATTTGAAGCCTGACATTAAGAGAGGAAACCTCACCCCTCATGAGCAGCTCTTGATTCTTGAACTCCACTCCAAATGGGGAAATAGGTCTCATTTTTTGACATACTAACACATTTATAAATTCgaatttgacaattttgttgtgtatataattttaatttaattacaatgaTAGGTGGTCGAAAATTGCACAGCATTTGCCAGGAAGAACAGACAACGAGATCAAGAATTATTGGAGAACAAGGGTGCAGAAGCAAGCCCGACAGCTCAAAGTGGATTCCAACAGCAAGAAATTCCTCGAAGCAATCCGCACGTTTTGGATGCCAAGATTAATGGAGAAAATGGAGCAAATTTCGCCGCCAATGTCACCTCCCTTCGCGGTCCCCTCATCGCCGGCCATAAGCCAGCTGGCGCCTCCGGATTCTCTCTGTCTGAATCCGGTGAAAATTTCAGACACTAATAATATCCTGCTCGAGCAAATCTCAAGCCCCTCTATGAACTTAACGGCGGTGAAAAATCAGCCGGAAATTCCAATTGAGGAAAGTTATTACAACGTGGGATTTCCGAGCTGCTACGATGACATGCAGGGGCAGGAGATCCTTGTCCCAGACTGCCACGTGGCGGAGATTGATTGGTTCGGGGAGGATCTGTGCAGCACCT
This window contains:
- the LOC125208053 gene encoding transcription factor MYB62-like, with product MNSNSKSNMNMYECESELRRGPWTLEEDNLLIQYVSSHGEGRWNSLAKFAGLKRTGKSCRLRWLNYLKPDIKRGNLTPHEQLLILELHSKWGNRWSKIAQHLPGRTDNEIKNYWRTRVQKQARQLKVDSNSKKFLEAIRTFWMPRLMEKMEQISPPMSPPFAVPSSPAISQLAPPDSLCLNPVKISDTNNILLEQISSPSMNLTAVKNQPEIPIEESYYNVGFPSCYDDMQGQEILVPDCHVAEIDWFGEDLCSTFWNTDELWQFRK